The following proteins are co-located in the Scomber scombrus chromosome 2, fScoSco1.1, whole genome shotgun sequence genome:
- the wdr19 gene encoding WD repeat-containing protein 19 isoform X2, with protein sequence MKSVFILADKAWVGSNLLYKWQKNLGNYIAVAGQDNTVKIFDRHGHKWTELNLPGRCVGMDWDRDGDILAVIAAKSSSIFLWDASVNKTSQIDSGMRDQMSFILWSKTSPLLAVGTAKGNLLIYNQQTSRKIPVLGKHTKKITCGCWSSQNVLALGSDDNTLSISNHEGDTIRQTTLRGEPAEICFSVMKTDERSSQGESTVSVSVEKRILMLFSVNDPENRIELTFQRHYGNIVSYRWYGDGYILIGFSFGYFVVISTHIREIGHELYQTQNHKDSLNSVAISPVLNMAASCGDNSIKIQELSELKNVSNIVRLDDETKGLDQLSWTDDGQLLAVSTQKGMLHVFLTKLPILGDSFGTRLAYLTSLLEVTVSNQVDGEKPVAIQVDVEPTFIAVGPYHVAVGMNNRAWFYALLDQKPGFNKLKDIEYLGTIASMCLNSDYAAALFEGKVQLHMIEGQDQEEKKQMKLFPDDDRKGRILCHALTADFLYYGTDLGNVVCVLVEDWETVSSYSHSVGVRKVFPDLNGTRLVFIDDKNGGFLLSPANATDSCFELPNFSPTITGVLWDNWHADRGVFVAYDDDKVYTYALHKTTIYGPRVVLVGSTALLYSQKPLLLHNGELTCQTASGKTSDVAMSTHSFLKNSTSTIAESPPELSKQLTHALMLKRFHEACDLCKSAGTDTDWAELGKACLVHMEVELAIQVYRMSGNVGMVLSLQGIQGIEDMSLLAGHLAMFLGEYNLAQDQYLSSSCPVAALEMRRDLLHWDSALMLAKRLAEDQIPFISKEYAVHLEFIGDYVNALAHYEKGMTHDNKFQEHDETCQAGVARMSIRMGDIRRGAAQATQHPSRVLKKECGAILESMKQYSEAAQLYEKGQYYDKAALVYIRCKNWAKVGELLPHVSSPKIYLQYAKAKEADGKYKDAARAYESAKDWDNVIRVLLDQLNNPEDAVRIVRETQSIDGAKMVARFFLRLNDYGSAIHFLVLSQCNDEAFQLAQQHGQMEVYADIIGSEATQEDYQSIALYFEAEKKHLHAGRFFQKCGQYSRALKHFLKCPNTDDNLAVEMAIETVGQAKDNSLTNQLIDYLMGESDGMPKDAKYLFRLYMALQQYREAARTAIIIAREEQCAGNYRNAHDLLFSMYTELQAQKIKIPAEMATNLMILHSYLLVKIHVKRGDHLKGARMLIRVSNNISKFPAHVVPILTSAVIECHRAGLKNSAFSFAAMLMRPEYRNDIDQKYRKKIEAMVRRPDTAELEEETTPCPFCGFQLPQNELLCISCKNNLPYCIATGRHMLKEDWSVCPHCEFPALYSQLILLLETETVCPMCSETLSIKQVKKISDCSTYLQTDELDQ encoded by the exons ATGAAG AGCGTTTTCATCCTCGCTGACAAAGCTTGGGTAGGTTCTAACCTACTGTATAAGTGGCAGAAAAACCTTGGTAATTATATCGCTGTTGCCGG ACAAGACAACACTGTGAAAATATTTGATCGACATGGACACAAGTGGACTGAGCTCAACCTCCCAGG ACGCTGTGTGGGAATGGACTGGGATAGAGATGGGGACATTTTGGCGGTGATAGCTGCAAAATCTAGCTCCATCTTCCTCTGGGATGCCAGCGTGAACAAAACATCCCAGATAGACAGCGGAATGAG AGACCAGATGTCCTTCATCCTGTGGTCAAAGACCAGCCCTCTGTTGGCAGTTGGGACAGCCAAAGGAAACCTATTGATCTACAATCAGCAGACCTCACGCAAGATACCTGTACTGG GTAAACACACCAAGAAGATCACCTGTGGGTGCTGGAGTAGTCAGAATGTGCTGGCTCTCGGAAGTGACGACAACACTCTGAGCATCAGCAATCATGAGGGAGACACCATCAGACAG ACAACGCTACGTGGTGAGCCTGCTGAAATTTGCTTTTCGGTGATGAAGACAGATGAAAGGTCCTCCCAAGGAGAGAGCACt GTGAGTGTGTCTGTGGAAAAAAGAATTCTGATGCTATTCAGTGTCAACGACCCTGAGAACCGGATAGAATTGACCTTTCAGCGCCACTATGGGAACATTGTGTCGTACCGCTG GTACGGGGATGGATATATACTGATTGGTTTCTCCTTTGGATACTTTGTGGTTATTTCCACCCATATCAGGGAGATAGGGCATGAGCTCTACCAGACTCAGAACCATAAAGACAGCCTCAACAGTGTGGCCATCTCACCAGTGTTAAACATGGCTGCCTCCTGTGGGGACAACAG CATAAAGATCCAGGAACTGTCTGAGCTTAAAAATGTCAGCAATATAGTTCGGCTAGATGATGAGACTAAAG GTCTGGACCAGCTGAGCTGGACAGATGATGGACAGTTGTTGGCGGTTTCCACACAGAAAGGGATGCTCCATGTCTTCCTGACCAAGCTGCCAATCCTGGGTGACAGCTTTGGTACCCGACTAGCTTACCTCACCTCCCTGCTGGAGGTCACTGTGTCCAACCAGGTGGATGGg GAGAAACCTGTGGCCATACAAGTGGACGTCGAGCCCACTTTCATTGCAGTGGGACCGTACCATGTGGCTGTGGGGATGAACAACAGAGCCTGGTTCTACGCATTGTTAGACCAAAAACCTG GTTTTAACAAACTGAAGGACATCGAGTATTTGGGGACGATAGCCAGCATGTGCCTTAACTCTGACTACGCAGCAGCGCTGTTTGAGGGAAAAGTGCAGCTGCACATG ATTGAAGGCCAAGAccaggaggagaagaagcagaTGAAGTTGTTTCCAGATGATGACAGAAAAGGACGGATCCTGTGCCATGCACTCACCGCTGACTTCCTCTACTATGGCACTGAT ttaGGTAATGTGGTGTGTGTCTTGGTGGAGGACTGGGAGACTGTGAGCAGCTACAGCCACTCGGTGGGTGTGAGGAAGGTTTTCCCTGACCTGAACGGCACACGGCTGGTCTTCATTGACGACAAGAATGGTGGCTTCCTGCTCTCCCCTGCAAAT GCGACAGACTCCTGCTTTGAGCTCCCCAACTTCTCTCCCACCATCACTGGAGTGCTGTGGGACAACTGGCACGCTGACAGAGGAGTGTTTGTAGCTTATGATGATGACAAGGTCTACACTTACGCCCTGCACAAAACCACCATATATG GCCCACGGGTGGTGTTAGTGGGGAGCACCGCACTCCTCTATTCCCAGAAGCCTTTGCTGCTGCACAACGGGGAGCTGACGTGCCAGACGGCTAGCGGCAAGACCAGCGACGTGGCCATGAGCACACACTCCTTCCTCAAAAACTCCACCAGCACAATAGCGGAATCACCGCCGGAGCTCAGCAAGCAGCTCACCCACGCACTCATGCTCAAGAG GTTCCATGAAGCCTGTGATCTGTGTAAGTCAGCAGGCACTGACACAGACTGGGCCGAGTTAGGCAAAGCCTGTCTGGTCCACATGGAGGTCGAGCTGGCCATCCAAGTCTACCGCATGAGTGGCAATGTGGGCATGGTCCTGTCACTGCAGGGCATCCAG GGTATAGAGGACATGAGTTTACTGGCAGGCCATTTGGCCATGTTTCTGGGTGAATACAACCTGGCTCAGGACCAATATCTTTCTTCAAGCTGCCCCGTCGCTGCCCTTGAg atgaGAAGAGACCTGTTGCATTGGGACAGCGCTCTTATGTTAGCCAAGAGGTTAGCAGAGGACCAGATTCCCTTTATATCCAAAGAATATGCTGTCCATCTGGAGTTTat TGGAGACTATGTGAACGCTCTGGCACACTATGAGAAAGGCATGACCCACGATAATAAA TTCCAGGAGCACGATGAGACGTGCCAGGCAGGTGTAGCCAGGATGTCCATTCGGATGGGCGACATTAGGAGAGGAGCCGCCCAGGCTACTCAGCACCCAAGCAGAGTCCTCAAGAAGGAATGTGGAGCCATACTGGAGAGCATGAAG CAATATTCTGAAGCTGCTCAGCTCTATGAAAAAGGCCAGTACTATGACAAGGCTGCATTGGTCTACATTCGGTGCAAGAACTG GGCAAAGGTGGGAGAGTTGCTCCCGCACGTCTCCTCTCCCAAGATCTACCTGCAGTACGCCAAGGCCAAGGAGGCGGACGGCAA GTATAAGGATGCAGCACGGGCCTATGAGAGTGCTAAAGACTGGGACAACGTGATCCGTGTGCTGCTGGACCAGCTAAACAACCCCGAGGACGCCGTCCGCATCGTCAGGGAGACGCAGAGCATTGACGGAGCAAAGATGGTTGCCAG gttcTTCCTGCGGTTAAACGATTACGGCTCAgccatccacttcctggtgctgTCTCAGTGCAACGACGAGGCCTTCCAGCTGGCTCAGCAGCACGGGCAGATGGAAGTCTATGCAGACATCATCG GCTCTGAGGCGACACAGGAGGACTACCAGAGCATCGCTCTCTACTTTGAGGCAGAGAAGAAACATCTTCACGCTGGCAGGTTCTTTCAGAAGTGTGGGCAGTACAGCAGG GCTCTGAAGCACTTCCTGAAGTGTCCCAACACTGATGACAACCTGGCTGTCGAGATGGCTATTGAGACG gtGGGCCAGGCCAAGGAcaactctctgaccaatcagctgatAGATTACCTAATGGGGGAGAGTGACGGTATGCCCAAG GATGCCAAGTACCTGTTCCGTCTGTACATGGCGCTGCAGCAGTACAGGGAGGCCGCACGCACCGCCATCATCATCGCCAGAGAAGAGCAGTGTGCAG GTAACTACCGTAACGCCCATGATCTGCTGTTCAGCATGTACACAGAACTGCAGGCCCAAAAGATAAAGATCCCTGCTGAGATGGCCACCAACCTGATGATCCTCCACTCCTACCTACTGGTCAAG ATCCACGTGAAGAGAGGAGACCACCTGAAAGGGGCACGCATGCTCATTCGTGTCAGCAACAATATCAGCAAGTTTCCTGCAC ACGTCGTGCCCATCCTGACATCAGCGGTCATCGAATGTCACCGGGCCGGGCTGAAGAACTCGGCCTTCAGCTTTGCCGCCATGCTGATGAGACCAGAGTACCGAAACGATATCGACCAGAAATACAGGAAGAAGATTGAGGCGATGGTTCG ACGCCCAGATACGGCCGAGCTGGAGGAGGAAACTACTCCGTGTCCCTTCTGTGGCTTCCAGCTGCCGCAAAACGAACTGCTGTGCATCTCCTGCAAGAACAACCTGCCCTACTGCATCGCCACG GGGCGTCACATGCTGAAAGAAGACTGGTCCGTGTGTCCTCATTGTGAATTTCCTGCTCTCTACTCACAGTTAATTCT GCTGCTGGAGACGGAGACCGTGTGTCCCATGTGCTCTGAGACTCTGAGCATCAAACAGGTGAAGAAGATCTCTGATTGCTCCACATACCTGCAAACGGATGAGCTGGatcaataa
- the wdr19 gene encoding WD repeat-containing protein 19 isoform X1: MKSVFILADKAWVGSNLLYKWQKNLGNYIAVAGQDNTVKIFDRHGHKWTELNLPGRCVGMDWDRDGDILAVIAAKSSSIFLWDASVNKTSQIDSGMSRDQMSFILWSKTSPLLAVGTAKGNLLIYNQQTSRKIPVLGKHTKKITCGCWSSQNVLALGSDDNTLSISNHEGDTIRQTTLRGEPAEICFSVMKTDERSSQGESTVSVSVEKRILMLFSVNDPENRIELTFQRHYGNIVSYRWYGDGYILIGFSFGYFVVISTHIREIGHELYQTQNHKDSLNSVAISPVLNMAASCGDNSIKIQELSELKNVSNIVRLDDETKGLDQLSWTDDGQLLAVSTQKGMLHVFLTKLPILGDSFGTRLAYLTSLLEVTVSNQVDGEKPVAIQVDVEPTFIAVGPYHVAVGMNNRAWFYALLDQKPGFNKLKDIEYLGTIASMCLNSDYAAALFEGKVQLHMIEGQDQEEKKQMKLFPDDDRKGRILCHALTADFLYYGTDLGNVVCVLVEDWETVSSYSHSVGVRKVFPDLNGTRLVFIDDKNGGFLLSPANATDSCFELPNFSPTITGVLWDNWHADRGVFVAYDDDKVYTYALHKTTIYGPRVVLVGSTALLYSQKPLLLHNGELTCQTASGKTSDVAMSTHSFLKNSTSTIAESPPELSKQLTHALMLKRFHEACDLCKSAGTDTDWAELGKACLVHMEVELAIQVYRMSGNVGMVLSLQGIQGIEDMSLLAGHLAMFLGEYNLAQDQYLSSSCPVAALEMRRDLLHWDSALMLAKRLAEDQIPFISKEYAVHLEFIGDYVNALAHYEKGMTHDNKFQEHDETCQAGVARMSIRMGDIRRGAAQATQHPSRVLKKECGAILESMKQYSEAAQLYEKGQYYDKAALVYIRCKNWAKVGELLPHVSSPKIYLQYAKAKEADGKYKDAARAYESAKDWDNVIRVLLDQLNNPEDAVRIVRETQSIDGAKMVARFFLRLNDYGSAIHFLVLSQCNDEAFQLAQQHGQMEVYADIIGSEATQEDYQSIALYFEAEKKHLHAGRFFQKCGQYSRALKHFLKCPNTDDNLAVEMAIETVGQAKDNSLTNQLIDYLMGESDGMPKDAKYLFRLYMALQQYREAARTAIIIAREEQCAGNYRNAHDLLFSMYTELQAQKIKIPAEMATNLMILHSYLLVKIHVKRGDHLKGARMLIRVSNNISKFPAHVVPILTSAVIECHRAGLKNSAFSFAAMLMRPEYRNDIDQKYRKKIEAMVRRPDTAELEEETTPCPFCGFQLPQNELLCISCKNNLPYCIATGRHMLKEDWSVCPHCEFPALYSQLILLLETETVCPMCSETLSIKQVKKISDCSTYLQTDELDQ; this comes from the exons ATGAAG AGCGTTTTCATCCTCGCTGACAAAGCTTGGGTAGGTTCTAACCTACTGTATAAGTGGCAGAAAAACCTTGGTAATTATATCGCTGTTGCCGG ACAAGACAACACTGTGAAAATATTTGATCGACATGGACACAAGTGGACTGAGCTCAACCTCCCAGG ACGCTGTGTGGGAATGGACTGGGATAGAGATGGGGACATTTTGGCGGTGATAGCTGCAAAATCTAGCTCCATCTTCCTCTGGGATGCCAGCGTGAACAAAACATCCCAGATAGACAGCGGAATGAG CAGAGACCAGATGTCCTTCATCCTGTGGTCAAAGACCAGCCCTCTGTTGGCAGTTGGGACAGCCAAAGGAAACCTATTGATCTACAATCAGCAGACCTCACGCAAGATACCTGTACTGG GTAAACACACCAAGAAGATCACCTGTGGGTGCTGGAGTAGTCAGAATGTGCTGGCTCTCGGAAGTGACGACAACACTCTGAGCATCAGCAATCATGAGGGAGACACCATCAGACAG ACAACGCTACGTGGTGAGCCTGCTGAAATTTGCTTTTCGGTGATGAAGACAGATGAAAGGTCCTCCCAAGGAGAGAGCACt GTGAGTGTGTCTGTGGAAAAAAGAATTCTGATGCTATTCAGTGTCAACGACCCTGAGAACCGGATAGAATTGACCTTTCAGCGCCACTATGGGAACATTGTGTCGTACCGCTG GTACGGGGATGGATATATACTGATTGGTTTCTCCTTTGGATACTTTGTGGTTATTTCCACCCATATCAGGGAGATAGGGCATGAGCTCTACCAGACTCAGAACCATAAAGACAGCCTCAACAGTGTGGCCATCTCACCAGTGTTAAACATGGCTGCCTCCTGTGGGGACAACAG CATAAAGATCCAGGAACTGTCTGAGCTTAAAAATGTCAGCAATATAGTTCGGCTAGATGATGAGACTAAAG GTCTGGACCAGCTGAGCTGGACAGATGATGGACAGTTGTTGGCGGTTTCCACACAGAAAGGGATGCTCCATGTCTTCCTGACCAAGCTGCCAATCCTGGGTGACAGCTTTGGTACCCGACTAGCTTACCTCACCTCCCTGCTGGAGGTCACTGTGTCCAACCAGGTGGATGGg GAGAAACCTGTGGCCATACAAGTGGACGTCGAGCCCACTTTCATTGCAGTGGGACCGTACCATGTGGCTGTGGGGATGAACAACAGAGCCTGGTTCTACGCATTGTTAGACCAAAAACCTG GTTTTAACAAACTGAAGGACATCGAGTATTTGGGGACGATAGCCAGCATGTGCCTTAACTCTGACTACGCAGCAGCGCTGTTTGAGGGAAAAGTGCAGCTGCACATG ATTGAAGGCCAAGAccaggaggagaagaagcagaTGAAGTTGTTTCCAGATGATGACAGAAAAGGACGGATCCTGTGCCATGCACTCACCGCTGACTTCCTCTACTATGGCACTGAT ttaGGTAATGTGGTGTGTGTCTTGGTGGAGGACTGGGAGACTGTGAGCAGCTACAGCCACTCGGTGGGTGTGAGGAAGGTTTTCCCTGACCTGAACGGCACACGGCTGGTCTTCATTGACGACAAGAATGGTGGCTTCCTGCTCTCCCCTGCAAAT GCGACAGACTCCTGCTTTGAGCTCCCCAACTTCTCTCCCACCATCACTGGAGTGCTGTGGGACAACTGGCACGCTGACAGAGGAGTGTTTGTAGCTTATGATGATGACAAGGTCTACACTTACGCCCTGCACAAAACCACCATATATG GCCCACGGGTGGTGTTAGTGGGGAGCACCGCACTCCTCTATTCCCAGAAGCCTTTGCTGCTGCACAACGGGGAGCTGACGTGCCAGACGGCTAGCGGCAAGACCAGCGACGTGGCCATGAGCACACACTCCTTCCTCAAAAACTCCACCAGCACAATAGCGGAATCACCGCCGGAGCTCAGCAAGCAGCTCACCCACGCACTCATGCTCAAGAG GTTCCATGAAGCCTGTGATCTGTGTAAGTCAGCAGGCACTGACACAGACTGGGCCGAGTTAGGCAAAGCCTGTCTGGTCCACATGGAGGTCGAGCTGGCCATCCAAGTCTACCGCATGAGTGGCAATGTGGGCATGGTCCTGTCACTGCAGGGCATCCAG GGTATAGAGGACATGAGTTTACTGGCAGGCCATTTGGCCATGTTTCTGGGTGAATACAACCTGGCTCAGGACCAATATCTTTCTTCAAGCTGCCCCGTCGCTGCCCTTGAg atgaGAAGAGACCTGTTGCATTGGGACAGCGCTCTTATGTTAGCCAAGAGGTTAGCAGAGGACCAGATTCCCTTTATATCCAAAGAATATGCTGTCCATCTGGAGTTTat TGGAGACTATGTGAACGCTCTGGCACACTATGAGAAAGGCATGACCCACGATAATAAA TTCCAGGAGCACGATGAGACGTGCCAGGCAGGTGTAGCCAGGATGTCCATTCGGATGGGCGACATTAGGAGAGGAGCCGCCCAGGCTACTCAGCACCCAAGCAGAGTCCTCAAGAAGGAATGTGGAGCCATACTGGAGAGCATGAAG CAATATTCTGAAGCTGCTCAGCTCTATGAAAAAGGCCAGTACTATGACAAGGCTGCATTGGTCTACATTCGGTGCAAGAACTG GGCAAAGGTGGGAGAGTTGCTCCCGCACGTCTCCTCTCCCAAGATCTACCTGCAGTACGCCAAGGCCAAGGAGGCGGACGGCAA GTATAAGGATGCAGCACGGGCCTATGAGAGTGCTAAAGACTGGGACAACGTGATCCGTGTGCTGCTGGACCAGCTAAACAACCCCGAGGACGCCGTCCGCATCGTCAGGGAGACGCAGAGCATTGACGGAGCAAAGATGGTTGCCAG gttcTTCCTGCGGTTAAACGATTACGGCTCAgccatccacttcctggtgctgTCTCAGTGCAACGACGAGGCCTTCCAGCTGGCTCAGCAGCACGGGCAGATGGAAGTCTATGCAGACATCATCG GCTCTGAGGCGACACAGGAGGACTACCAGAGCATCGCTCTCTACTTTGAGGCAGAGAAGAAACATCTTCACGCTGGCAGGTTCTTTCAGAAGTGTGGGCAGTACAGCAGG GCTCTGAAGCACTTCCTGAAGTGTCCCAACACTGATGACAACCTGGCTGTCGAGATGGCTATTGAGACG gtGGGCCAGGCCAAGGAcaactctctgaccaatcagctgatAGATTACCTAATGGGGGAGAGTGACGGTATGCCCAAG GATGCCAAGTACCTGTTCCGTCTGTACATGGCGCTGCAGCAGTACAGGGAGGCCGCACGCACCGCCATCATCATCGCCAGAGAAGAGCAGTGTGCAG GTAACTACCGTAACGCCCATGATCTGCTGTTCAGCATGTACACAGAACTGCAGGCCCAAAAGATAAAGATCCCTGCTGAGATGGCCACCAACCTGATGATCCTCCACTCCTACCTACTGGTCAAG ATCCACGTGAAGAGAGGAGACCACCTGAAAGGGGCACGCATGCTCATTCGTGTCAGCAACAATATCAGCAAGTTTCCTGCAC ACGTCGTGCCCATCCTGACATCAGCGGTCATCGAATGTCACCGGGCCGGGCTGAAGAACTCGGCCTTCAGCTTTGCCGCCATGCTGATGAGACCAGAGTACCGAAACGATATCGACCAGAAATACAGGAAGAAGATTGAGGCGATGGTTCG ACGCCCAGATACGGCCGAGCTGGAGGAGGAAACTACTCCGTGTCCCTTCTGTGGCTTCCAGCTGCCGCAAAACGAACTGCTGTGCATCTCCTGCAAGAACAACCTGCCCTACTGCATCGCCACG GGGCGTCACATGCTGAAAGAAGACTGGTCCGTGTGTCCTCATTGTGAATTTCCTGCTCTCTACTCACAGTTAATTCT GCTGCTGGAGACGGAGACCGTGTGTCCCATGTGCTCTGAGACTCTGAGCATCAAACAGGTGAAGAAGATCTCTGATTGCTCCACATACCTGCAAACGGATGAGCTGGatcaataa